From Fretibacterium sp. OH1220_COT-178:
CATCAGAGGAGTCAGCCCCTCGAGCCCCTCGGAGGAGAGCGAGGCCCCCTTCTCGACCAGAAGCTCCACGACCTTCGGGTCCGAGGCATGCTCCGCCGCCACATGGATGGGTCGGTTGCCGTCCGGGAAAGGTGCGTCCGCGGAGGCCGTCTCCAGAGCGGCACGCAGTTCCGGCAGCGAGCCCGAAGAACAGAGGCGCTGCAAGTCGGAAGCCAGGGCCCGGCCCCGGAAAGAAAGCAGGAAAAGGGCAGCTGCCGCCAGGATGCATTTCAAGTTTCTTGTCTTTTTCAAAACAAACCTCCCGTTTTCAGGAGCGTCCCCAAGCCTGATGGGGCCCCGGGACGGGAACCCGCAAAAAGGGGCGCTAGCGCCGCCAATGATCCCTGTGGATCGAAAGGATCTCCTCCTCCAGTTCCGCATCGGCTATGGGGCCGACGACCACGATATCCTTTTGCCCCCGTGCGAACACCTCCCGGCAGGGCAGATCGAAGGTAGGGTTCGCGGGGTCGCTGCCCGTAAGGGCCAACAGCTTGTTTTCCCCTACGCCGTAGACCACGCGCCCGAGGTTGCCCCAGTACATCGCCCCGCTGCACATGGCGCAGGGCTCGATGGTGGTGTAGAGGGAACATTCCCAGAGATCGTCGCGGGAAAAACGCTTGGAGGCCGCCCGCATCAACGCGGACTCGGCGTGACCGGTGCAATCCCGCTCCGTCAGTTCGATGTTCCCCCCGCTGAGCAAGAGCTTCCCCGCCGAGTCGACCAGAACCGCTCCAAACGGGTGGTTCCCCCCCCTCAGAGCCGCGACGGCGGCCTCGTGGGCCAAACGCATGAACGCAAGATCCTTGTCCTTATCGAAAAAGTCGAACCTCATCTCAGCTCTCCCCGGACACGACAATGTCCCCGATATGATGTGCACAACGGGGTCTCGACGTGGTATGCTAACCTCATCCGCCAAGCCCGTCGACATTCAGTATAGCAAACTCCGACGCGAGCCTGACCGAATGGAGTGAACGCACTTGCCCGAAAACCAGGAAAGAAGGGATCAGCGCCGGTTTCTGAGAGTGGACTGTCGGCTCTTCACCGAATTCCAGCTGCCCGACGAGGGCGACTGGTTGCTGGCCGAGGTTCTGGATCTGAGCATCGTCGGCCTTCGGGTCCGATTTCGGGAGAACCAGCGCAAGCGCGCCATCAAAGAGGAGGACATCGCCTGGCGGGATGTCCGCTTCCGATTTCGGAACAGGGCGGAGGAATTTCTTCTGGACGGGCATTTTCTGATGGTCTACGCCAAAAGCGACGGATGCTTTACGGCAGGAGTCGAGTTCGTGAACGTGACCCCGGAGCAGCAGTTCAAGCTGGTGGCCCTTTATGCGGACTACCGGCGCAGGGGACAGAACTCGGACGAATAGAGACATACGTCCCCAAGCCGGAGAGAGCCCCGCGGCGGCGGGGCTCTCGTCTTGCTTCACTTTGCTTCACTCTAGGGCCAAGGCAGAATCCGATACCGTTCCCCCCGTATCATCAGCTCCTTGAACTGCGGCTCCACGACCGAAAGATCCGGGGAGGACAGCGCGGAAGGGAGCAGATCCCCCTGAAAGAATCCGACGACCCGAGGTTCGTCGGAGACGACATCGAGCACCAGGCCCATTCCGGGGAGGATCAGCAGGCAGGTCTCCCCGGCCTCCTCCCTCTCGCTCAGGACGTCCTGAAACACGAAGAGCGCGTCGGAGCTGCGGCGCAGGGTATTGAGTGCGTAGCCCTCCTCCCAAAGGCGGACCAGATGCTCGACCAGGATCGGAGAGAGCTTTCGCCCCTCGGGATGGACGGCGGCGGCATTCAGGATATCGCGTCTTCGGGCCTCGGAGGGCAGACCGCTCCGAACGTCCCTCCAATGCGCCTGAGGATCCACGGCCATGGCGTCATCGAGGCGCTTGCGAATGGCAGCCGAAGCCGGGGAATGCCTCCCCTCCTCCCTCAGCCGGATGAGGGCGTAGTTGCCATAGCGCCCGAGGTTGAAACGCAGATAGAGGTAGTCGAAATCCGCGGGCGTGATCTGTCCGCTGAGCAGCCGGTCCACCTGATTGTTCGCGGCCAGGCGATAGGGATCCAGGAGCGGAGAGCTCATCGCCACGACGATGACCGTCAAAATCAGGGCCGCAACGGTATTGATGCGGCCGATGGCTCCCGGCCACTGGCGCAGCAGCACGGCCCCCGCGTAGCCCAGCCCCCAGACCCCCGTGACCGTCACCAGGAACGCCGCGTGGATACGGTCGACGGAGAGCCCGTACTGCTGAACCCTCAAACCCAGCGAGTAGAGGCACAGAGCCGTATAGGCGGGAAGACAGAGCAGGGAGACCTTCGCCAGCGCGTTGACGAACTTGTTGGAGAAGGGGGACCGGGTCCCATCGAGCCACGCCGCGTTGGCGAGCAGGATGGTGGCGAGCTGCAGAAGCAGCATCAGGGAGCTGGCCTGCCCGGTGTTCCACAGGGTCTTGAGCCCGGAGTAGGGCAGGCAGGCGATGAATACGAAGGAGAGCGCCGAGAAGGGGGGCAACAGCCAGGCCAATATCGACAGGATCCAGCGCCCCAGGGAATCGATACCGGGGTGCCGGAGGGCCAGGGTGATGGATACCGCGATCGTGAGGCTCGTCAGGGGAGCGGCCACGAGCGGATGGAACAGGACGTGGGGGACGAACTCCAGCCCCACGATGTCGAAGAGCAGGCTGGCGGTGAGGAGCAGCGCCCAGAAGACCACCGTCACGATTACGGCCTGAAACAGCAGAAAGACGTTGCGGCAGAGCTGGAAAAAGACGTCGGAATAGGGCACGCGCCAGCTCCATGTCGCGATGCGGCACTGAAAAAAGGGCAGCAGCAAAAAGACGGCCATGCAGAACCGCAACAGCTCCATGCCCTGGGAGGGCATGGAGTGAAACGCTCCGTCGGGCGGATAAAGGGACCAGAGCCTGTAGGCGTAGAAGACCGAAAGGACCAGGGAGAGGCCACCCAGAAAACGCCTGAGACGCCTTCCCCAATGCTCCTGGGCCAGCCAGAAGGCGAAGGGGACCACCACCATCAGGGTCAGAGGCAGGGCCAGAAACGGCCCGCTCTGGGTGACCAGATATTGGCCCAGCAGAAGCCCCTGCAGCAGGGCGGACAGGAGCACCCACAGATAGCGCTTGCGGTCGATTCCGTTCATCGGAGGCTAACGGGAGAAGTAATGGTATGTCGTACCCTGATCGATGGGCTGAGGGCCGATCCGCGTGGAGAGCAGAGCCCTCCCCTCCTCCAGGGTCACGGTATGGAGCTTCAGGGGCAGGGGAAAACGGGCCAGATCCAGCAGAGGCTGAATTTGAGCCAGCGCCTTCTTCGTGATGTAGTCGGGAAGGTCCATCTTGTTGATCCGCACCTGGGGATCGTCCAGCCAGAGCTCCCTTCGGTTGACGATCTTCAGCTTGCTGTCTATCTCGATCAGGATGTCCAGAGTGACGAAAAGCACTTTGGCAAGGTAGGTCCCCTTGCCCTTCAGCCCGGAGGGCGTGATCGCAAGGGCGATATTCTTCCAGTGGTCGTCCTTCCCGAAGGTCTGGGCCTCGAGCCCCTTGTTGATGTCCTCCTCCAGGATGCGGCAGGCCGCATAGATCTGAAGGGCGTTCCGGCACTCGACGTCCCCCGACGTCCAGTTCTCCGGCGCATTGAACTGCACGTCGTTCATGCGGAAGGTCAGCTTGTCCACCCGCACATCCTCGATCCTCACCCCCGTCAGGTCCATGAAGAGGTCGTGGAAGCGCCCCGTCGCATCCGGCTGCCCGACGACGGTGAGCTTCAGCTCCTCCGGGGCGAAACGGTTCACATAATAGGCCAGAAGATGCGAGGTGGTATCCACGGGCTCGATCTTCCCCCTGAACTCGAAGTCCGCGGCCCACGACGCAGACGCGGCCGAAATCACCCATGCCAGCAAAAGCGGAATCACCTTGATCGTTCTCAAAACACATGACCCCCTAACGGATTCCCGCTTCCTGTCGAAGCGTCGATGAAAGCAACGTTTTTCTCTCTCTATTATAGCTCAGGATGGGAGACGGCTCCTGAGAAACCCCGTGCCCTTTTGCACAAAGGGAGGCCGGGGTGTACTCCCCCCGGCCTCCGCACTTGGATTGACGAAATTCGAACCGAACGGCCGAAAGAACTAAGCCTTGATCGGCTGCGGGCCCATCTCCGCCAGGGCCTTGTAGGCCGCGTAGCGCTCCTTGGCCTCCTTCTCCGCCTGCTCGAAGAGCGCATCGGCGATGTCCGGGAACCCCTGTTTCAGGGCCGCATAGCGCACCTCGCTCAGCAGGAAGTCCTTGTAGCTGGCCTTCGGCTCCTTGGAATCGAGGATGAACGGGTTCTTCCCCTGCTCGGCCAGCTCAGGGTTGTAGCGGTACAGGTGCCAGTAGCCCGCCTCGACGGCCTTCTTGCTCTGGTCCTGCGTCTTGCCCATGCCCGCCTTGATGCCGTGGTTGATGCAGGGCGCGTAGGCGATCACCAGGGACGGGCCCTTGTGAGCCTCGGCCTCGGCCAGGGCCTTGAGCAGCTGGTTCTTGTCCGCGCCCATCGCGACCTGCGCGACGTACACGTGCCCGTAGGTCATGGCCATGCGGCCCAGGTCCTTCTTGCGCACGCGCTTGCCGCTGGCCGCGAACTTTGCGATGGCCGCCGTCGGCGTGGACTTGGAGGACTGGCCGCCGGTGTTGGAGTAGACCTCGGTGTCCATGACCAGGATGTTGACGTCCTCGCCGCTGCCCAGAACGTGGTCCAGGCCGCCGTAGCCGATGTCGTAGGCCCAGCCGTCGCCGCCGAAGATCCAGACGGACTTCTTGACCAGGTAGTCCCGGAACTGCTCGATCTTGGCGAACTCCCGGATGACCGCCTCGTCCCCACACCCGCACTCGCCGCAGGAGCAGCAGAACATGCGGTCCAGCAGCGCCTCGACCTTGGCCGCGGTCTCGCGCGACTTCTCGCCGTCCTCGCGAGTGTCCAGCCACTCCTGCAGCACGTCCTTGTCCTCCTGCGCGATGTCCATCTTCAGCAGGTTCTCCATGGCCTCGACGAGGTAGTTCACCATCACGTTGATCGAGAGCTTCATGCCGTAGCCGTACTCCGCGTTGTCCTCGAAGAGGGAGTTGGCCCAGGCCGGCCCCTGGCCCTTGGCGTTGGTCGTGTAGGGCATGCTGGGCGCCGAGCCGCCCCAGATGGAGGAACAACCCGTGGCGTTGGCGATGACCATACGGTCGCCGAACAGCTGAGTGATCAGCTTGGTGTAGGGCGTCTCGCCGCATCCGGCGCAGGCGCCGCTGAACTCCAGCAGCGGGCGCTGGAACTGGCTGCCCTGGATGGTGAACTTGTTGCCCACGTTCTCCTTGTCCTCCACGTTCTCCATCGCGAAGGTCCAGTTGTCGATCTGGTCCTCCTGGGTGGCGATGGGCTTCATCTCCAGGGCGCTGACGGGGCAGATGTCCGCGCAGTTGCCGCAGCCCATGCAGTCCAGGGTGTCGACCTGCATCTTGTAGGTGTAGCCGGCCTCCTTGAGGGCCTTGCCCTTGCACTCGACGTCGCCGAAGCCCTCGGGAGCGGCGGCCCGCTCGTCCGCGTCCAGCAGGAAGGGACGGATGGAGGCATGCGGACAGACCATAGCGCACTGGTTGCACTGGATGCACTTGTCGCTCTTCCACTCGGGCACGTTCACCGCGACACCGCGCTTCTCGTAGGCGGACGTCCCGGACGGGAAGCTGCCGTCCTCGCGGCCCGCGAACGCGCTTACGGGCAGGCTGTCGCCCTCCTGCGCGTTGATCGTGGCGCACTGGTTGGCCATGAAGTCCGGCACCTCCGAGGGCATCCCGCGCTTCTCCACCACCTTGTCCTGAACGTCGAGCCAGGCCGCCGGGACCTTGATCTCGATGATGTTGTCGAGCCCGGTGTCGACCGCGGCGTGGTTCATCCTGACGACGCTCTCGCCCTTCTTGCCGTAGGACTTTTCGATGGCGTCCTTCATGTACTTCACGGCATCCTCGATCGGGATGACCTTCGCCAGCTTGAAGAACGCGGCCTGCATGATCGTGTTGGTGCGGTTGCCGAGACCGAGCTTCTCCGCCTCGTCCACCGCGTTGATGACGTAGAACTTCGCCTCGCGCTTCGCGAGCTGGCGCTTGAGCTTCGCGGGCAGGTGCTCCTCGAGCTGCTCGAGCGTCGTCCACTGGGTGTTGAGCAGGAACGTGCCCCCCTTCTTGAGCCCGGCCGCGACGTTGTACTGGTGCACGTACTCCTGCTTGTGGCAAGCGATGAAGTCGGCGGCATCGATCAGATAGGTGGACTTTATGGGCGACTTGCCGAACCGCAGGTGCGAAACCGTGATTCCGCCGGACTTCTTGGAGTCGTAGGCGAAATAACCCTGCGCGTAGAGGTCCGTGTGGTCGCCGATGATCTTGATGGAGTTCTTGTTGGCACCGACCGTTCCGTCGGATCCCAGACCCCAGAATTTGCAGCAGACCGTGCCCTCGGCCGCGGCCTCGATCTCCTCGATCACGGGCAGGGAGCTGTCGCTGACGTCGTCCACGATGCTGATGGTGAAGCGGTTGCGCGGCTCGTAGAGGCTGAGGTTGTCGAAGACCGTCTTGATGTGGCTGGGCGTCGTGTCCTTGGAGCCCAGACCGTAGCGGCCGCCCACGATCTTGGGCGCCGCGCCGCCCTTGTCGAAGAACAGGGTGCGCACGTCCTCGTACAGGGGCTCGCCCAGAGAACCGGGCTCCTTGCAGCGGTCCAGAACCGCAATGGCCTGAACGGTGGAGGGCAGCACGCGGAAGAAGTACTTCGGGGAGAACGGACGGTAGAGATGGGCCTCCACCACGCCGACCTTCTCGCCCCGGGCATTCAGGTAGTCCACGGTCTCCTCGATGGCCTGGCAGACGGACCCCATCGCGACGATGACGCGCGTGGCATCCGGCGCCCCATAGTACGTGAAGGGGTGATACTCGCGGCCCGTCAGCTTCTTGATCTCCTGCATGTAGCCCTCGACGACGTCCGGAATGTCCACATAGAAGGGCTGTGCGGCCTCCTTGGCCTGGAAGAAGATGTCCGGATTCTGGGCCGTCCCCTTGTGGAAGGGATTCTCCGGCCGCATGGCACGGGCGCGGAACATGTCGATGGCGTCGTAGTCCACCAGCCCGGCGAGGTCGTTGTAGTCGAGCGCGTCGATCTTCTGGATCTCGTGGGAGGTTCGGAACCCGTCGAAGAAGTGCAGGAAGGGAACGCTCGTCCTGAGGGTCGAGAGGTGCGCGACGGCGGCCATGTCCATGGTCTCCTGGACGCTCCCGGCCGCCAGCATCGCGAATCCCGTCATGCGCGTGGTCATGACGTCGCTGTGGTCGCCGAAGATGGAGAGGGCGTGTCCCGCGATGGCGCGGGCCGAGACGTGGAAGACGCAGGGCATCAGCTCGCCGGCGATCTTGAACATGTTCGGCATCATCAGCAGCAGCCCCTGAGAGGCCGTGAAGGTGCTGGCCAGGGCTCCGGCCGAGAGCGCACCGTGCACGGCTCCCGCGGCGCCCCCCTCGGACTGGAGCTCCGTTACCTTGACGGTCTGGCCGAAGATGTTCTTGCGCCCGTGCGCCGCCCACTCGTCGATCAGCTCGGGCATGGTCGACGACGGCGTGATCGGATAGATTGCCGCCACCTCGGAGAACGCGTAGGCGACGTGCGCCGCTGCAGCGTTTCCATCCATCGTTTTCCAGTTTCTCTTTGCCATGAAAAAACCCCCTCCTCAAATTGGTGCCGCAGCCCCCCGGAACGAGACAAACGAGCCTCGCAGGGACACCCCCAAAAAGGAGGCCCCGGCACGAACAAACCATTCCCCTATATGCAGGCAAGCACAAAAAATCTTTCGCAGAATGATTTCTGCGAAAAATTTCGAGTACAATCCAGCTTGGGAAGCCGCCTCCAATTTTACTACAATCCCGTAAATTTTAGGCCCCCTCCAACGGAAAAGTCCGTGGGGCCGTTCGCACGTCATCGCGTCGATTTTCATGACGGGAGACGAAGCGCAGCGTGAACCGGACGATCTCGCTGGAGGAGACGGTTCTCAGGGGCATGTGCCAGAACCCCGCCCCCGAGGAGACGTAGAAGCCCATCCCCCCTCGCTCTCCCCATCCCGAGGAAACGCCGTAGCGGCGCCGCACCAGGAGGTTGAAGGGGAACACCTGCCCGCCGTGCGTGTGTCCCGAGACCTGCAGGACCGTTCCGGCGGCCGAGGGCTCCTCCAGATCCTCCGGCGTGTGGTCCGCAACCACCAGGGGCAGCGCGGCGGCCGAGGGCAGTTCACGCCTCAGCCGCGCCAGGACGTTCTCGAGAGGAGCGCGAGGACTGCCCAGGCGATCGCCCCGGGGATCGTTACGTCCGACGAGAAGCAGGGTCCCGTCCACGACGCGGCCATCGTCCTGCAGGACGGTGAAGCCCGCCCGTTCCAGCAGCTCCCGTGAAAAATCCTCCCCGGCATAGAGTTCATGATTGCCGAGCACGGCAAACTTGCCCAGCGGAGCGCTCAGGTCCGAGAGCAGCGTCTCGATCCCGGACTCCAGCGCCCCGCCGCGGTGGCCGTCGAGGGTATCCCCCACCAGCAGAATAACGTCCGGACCGCACTCCGCGACTCGCCTCACGATCCGGTCCAGGAGTCCGGGATTCACGCTGCCGCCGGCATGGATGTCGGAGACGGCGACAAGGGTCATGGGAGACCGCGGCGGCATGCCGGGCGGAAGGGGCAGAACGATGTCCAAATCCCGGACGATGGTGTACTGGGCGCGGGCCACGCCGTAGGCCATCCAGAGAAGCATCAGGTTCAGAAGCAGAAAGGGACGCGGTGCGCCTATGACGGACGGGAACAGACGAAAGAGCAGCCTCCAGACGTCCAGGAGGAGAAAGGCAAGGGTGAAATGGGCGACGAAGCCGAGTGCCGTGCCACCGAGCCTCTGGAGCTGAAGGCCGCCCAGCCAGCGCCCCAGCGGCATGGCCAGGCCGAAGAGCCCCCAAAGGAGGGCGACGACGAGGCGCATCAGCCCTCCCGGGACGAGGAGAACAAGATGAAGTCCCGTATAGAGCAGGGCCAGGAGGTAGAACGAAAAAAAGGCGAACAGGATCGAGTTGTGGTAGAACAATTCAAATCCTCCATAAAATGGCGTAAGGTGGACGGCGCGAATGAGGATATAATACCTCCATCCTCCCGCCATTCCAACCCGCGGAGAAAGGGGGGCTCCGGGAGGTCCTGCGGGGGAACGGAAGGAGGGGCCGTGTCCCCGGAATGGCTGGCGCGTCGAGCCACCGCAACGTTCGATTCTTGCCCTACAGATCCTAGATCGACTGCAATTGCTTGGTTTCGACCAGAGATAAAAGATAAGGAGCGTTGAATGATGAAGAAAAAAATTTCAGCATGCGCCCTGTTGTTCGCGGTCTTCCTTCTCGCGGTGCCCGCGGGGGCGGCGACGTTCACGGTCAGCAACGACGCCGACAAGGGCCCCGGTTCCCTGCGACAGGCCATCCTCGACGCCAACTCGACCCCGGAAGCGGACGAAATCCATATCGATGCCGCGGTCAAGGTCATCACGTTCGCCTCGGAGGTGAACATCTCCGATTCGCTGACCCTGAACGGCGGCGGCGCGACACTGAAGGGGAACACGACGCGTCTTTTCAGCATTACCGGTGGAACGGTAAAGTTCGACCGGCTCTCCTTCACCAAGGGCAAGGCCTTCTCGGGCAACGGCGGAGCGGTCAACATCGAGGGAGCCGCCAAGGCGGATTTCGTTAACTGCACGTTCTTCGACAATGACGCGGGAGCCAGTGGCGGCGCGGTCTGTGTATCCAGCAGCGGCTTCGACGCAACCACGTTCCTGAACTGCACCATCGCGGACAACAGCGCCACGAACGGCGGCGGAGTCGCAGTCGTCAGGGGCGGCGTCAGCTTCGCGGGGTCCATCGTCACCGGCAACACCCAGCGGGGCGGAATGCCTCAGGGCACCGACGTCTACGCGGAAACGGGGGGAAGCATCTTCAACAACGGACGCTACAACGTGATCGGCCAAACGAACGCCCCCGGTTCCTTTTCCTCGGCGTGGGGCAATCACATCTCCGTCAGCTCGCAGGATGTTTTTCACACCCAGCCGCTGGCCTTGACGGCGATCAACGGCGTTCAGGTGCTGAAGCTCTCCAGCCTGTCCGGAAACGTCGCACGCGACCTCATTCCCACATCCACGCCGGGTTTTCCCGAGATCGATGAGCGCGGGGAGCGCCGCCCTCAACTGCTCGGACTCGACTCGGGCGCATTCGAGCTGAGCCCCGTCCCACTGGCAAGCATCGACCTCAAAGGAAGCCCCTACATCCAGCTGGGCAAGAGCGAACAGTACGTCGCCGGGGTACACCCGTCCGACGCTACGCGAGATGTCCGTACCCATAAGGACGGCATAGAATGGAGCGTCAGCGACACTTCAATCCTCAGCGTGGATGCCGCAGGCATCGTCACGGCATTGAAGTCGGGCGATGCCGTCCTCTACGCCCGGGGACACGGCTGGGATGCCTCGGGCAATCCAGTCGTATCCT
This genomic window contains:
- a CDS encoding LmeA family phospholipid-binding protein codes for the protein MRTIKVIPLLLAWVISAASASWAADFEFRGKIEPVDTTSHLLAYYVNRFAPEELKLTVVGQPDATGRFHDLFMDLTGVRIEDVRVDKLTFRMNDVQFNAPENWTSGDVECRNALQIYAACRILEEDINKGLEAQTFGKDDHWKNIALAITPSGLKGKGTYLAKVLFVTLDILIEIDSKLKIVNRRELWLDDPQVRINKMDLPDYITKKALAQIQPLLDLARFPLPLKLHTVTLEEGRALLSTRIGPQPIDQGTTYHYFSR
- a CDS encoding PilZ domain-containing protein, whose amino-acid sequence is MPENQERRDQRRFLRVDCRLFTEFQLPDEGDWLLAEVLDLSIVGLRVRFRENQRKRAIKEEDIAWRDVRFRFRNRAEEFLLDGHFLMVYAKSDGCFTAGVEFVNVTPEQQFKLVALYADYRRRGQNSDE
- a CDS encoding DUF4153 domain-containing protein; its protein translation is MNGIDRKRYLWVLLSALLQGLLLGQYLVTQSGPFLALPLTLMVVVPFAFWLAQEHWGRRLRRFLGGLSLVLSVFYAYRLWSLYPPDGAFHSMPSQGMELLRFCMAVFLLLPFFQCRIATWSWRVPYSDVFFQLCRNVFLLFQAVIVTVVFWALLLTASLLFDIVGLEFVPHVLFHPLVAAPLTSLTIAVSITLALRHPGIDSLGRWILSILAWLLPPFSALSFVFIACLPYSGLKTLWNTGQASSLMLLLQLATILLANAAWLDGTRSPFSNKFVNALAKVSLLCLPAYTALCLYSLGLRVQQYGLSVDRIHAAFLVTVTGVWGLGYAGAVLLRQWPGAIGRINTVAALILTVIVVAMSSPLLDPYRLAANNQVDRLLSGQITPADFDYLYLRFNLGRYGNYALIRLREEGRHSPASAAIRKRLDDAMAVDPQAHWRDVRSGLPSEARRRDILNAAAVHPEGRKLSPILVEHLVRLWEEGYALNTLRRSSDALFVFQDVLSEREEAGETCLLILPGMGLVLDVVSDEPRVVGFFQGDLLPSALSSPDLSVVEPQFKELMIRGERYRILPWP
- a CDS encoding Ig-like domain-containing protein — encoded protein: MFAVFLLAVPAGAATFTVSNDADKGPGSLRQAILDANSTPEADEIHIDAAVKVITFASEVNISDSLTLNGGGATLKGNTTRLFSITGGTVKFDRLSFTKGKAFSGNGGAVNIEGAAKADFVNCTFFDNDAGASGGAVCVSSSGFDATTFLNCTIADNSATNGGGVAVVRGGVSFAGSIVTGNTQRGGMPQGTDVYAETGGSIFNNGRYNVIGQTNAPGSFSSAWGNHISVSSQDVFHTQPLALTAINGVQVLKLSSLSGNVARDLIPTSTPGFPEIDERGERRPQLLGLDSGAFELSPVPLASIDLKGSPYIQLGKSEQYVAGVHPSDATRDVRTHKDGIEWSVSDTSILSVDAAGIVTALKSGDAVLYARGHGWDASGNPVVSSPASIKIRVGSSPLPVPEVILKPLGDVALRQGTTRTLTPAVTISLAGAPADLAYKLSVSSLNTAVASVDVSPDGKQIVLAGKTIGTSQISVIATASNSAGSSSDTKTFTLTVSQQGSGKSGGGGCNAGFAGLGLLAAAFWALRRKVR
- a CDS encoding metallophosphoesterase; this encodes MFYHNSILFAFFSFYLLALLYTGLHLVLLVPGGLMRLVVALLWGLFGLAMPLGRWLGGLQLQRLGGTALGFVAHFTLAFLLLDVWRLLFRLFPSVIGAPRPFLLLNLMLLWMAYGVARAQYTIVRDLDIVLPLPPGMPPRSPMTLVAVSDIHAGGSVNPGLLDRIVRRVAECGPDVILLVGDTLDGHRGGALESGIETLLSDLSAPLGKFAVLGNHELYAGEDFSRELLERAGFTVLQDDGRVVDGTLLLVGRNDPRGDRLGSPRAPLENVLARLRRELPSAAALPLVVADHTPEDLEEPSAAGTVLQVSGHTHGGQVFPFNLLVRRRYGVSSGWGERGGMGFYVSSGAGFWHMPLRTVSSSEIVRFTLRFVSRHENRRDDVRTAPRTFPLEGA
- a CDS encoding nucleoside deaminase; amino-acid sequence: MRFDFFDKDKDLAFMRLAHEAAVAALRGGNHPFGAVLVDSAGKLLLSGGNIELTERDCTGHAESALMRAASKRFSRDDLWECSLYTTIEPCAMCSGAMYWGNLGRVVYGVGENKLLALTGSDPANPTFDLPCREVFARGQKDIVVVGPIADAELEEEILSIHRDHWRR
- the nifJ gene encoding pyruvate:ferredoxin (flavodoxin) oxidoreductase, whose amino-acid sequence is MAKRNWKTMDGNAAAAHVAYAFSEVAAIYPITPSSTMPELIDEWAAHGRKNIFGQTVKVTELQSEGGAAGAVHGALSAGALASTFTASQGLLLMMPNMFKIAGELMPCVFHVSARAIAGHALSIFGDHSDVMTTRMTGFAMLAAGSVQETMDMAAVAHLSTLRTSVPFLHFFDGFRTSHEIQKIDALDYNDLAGLVDYDAIDMFRARAMRPENPFHKGTAQNPDIFFQAKEAAQPFYVDIPDVVEGYMQEIKKLTGREYHPFTYYGAPDATRVIVAMGSVCQAIEETVDYLNARGEKVGVVEAHLYRPFSPKYFFRVLPSTVQAIAVLDRCKEPGSLGEPLYEDVRTLFFDKGGAAPKIVGGRYGLGSKDTTPSHIKTVFDNLSLYEPRNRFTISIVDDVSDSSLPVIEEIEAAAEGTVCCKFWGLGSDGTVGANKNSIKIIGDHTDLYAQGYFAYDSKKSGGITVSHLRFGKSPIKSTYLIDAADFIACHKQEYVHQYNVAAGLKKGGTFLLNTQWTTLEQLEEHLPAKLKRQLAKREAKFYVINAVDEAEKLGLGNRTNTIMQAAFFKLAKVIPIEDAVKYMKDAIEKSYGKKGESVVRMNHAAVDTGLDNIIEIKVPAAWLDVQDKVVEKRGMPSEVPDFMANQCATINAQEGDSLPVSAFAGREDGSFPSGTSAYEKRGVAVNVPEWKSDKCIQCNQCAMVCPHASIRPFLLDADERAAAPEGFGDVECKGKALKEAGYTYKMQVDTLDCMGCGNCADICPVSALEMKPIATQEDQIDNWTFAMENVEDKENVGNKFTIQGSQFQRPLLEFSGACAGCGETPYTKLITQLFGDRMVIANATGCSSIWGGSAPSMPYTTNAKGQGPAWANSLFEDNAEYGYGMKLSINVMVNYLVEAMENLLKMDIAQEDKDVLQEWLDTREDGEKSRETAAKVEALLDRMFCCSCGECGCGDEAVIREFAKIEQFRDYLVKKSVWIFGGDGWAYDIGYGGLDHVLGSGEDVNILVMDTEVYSNTGGQSSKSTPTAAIAKFAASGKRVRKKDLGRMAMTYGHVYVAQVAMGADKNQLLKALAEAEAHKGPSLVIAYAPCINHGIKAGMGKTQDQSKKAVEAGYWHLYRYNPELAEQGKNPFILDSKEPKASYKDFLLSEVRYAALKQGFPDIADALFEQAEKEAKERYAAYKALAEMGPQPIKA